The nucleotide window ACGCAGATAAGTTGATTGAGAACCGTTATCAACGTTTGATGAATTACGGTTACTGCTAAACACAGCATATTGAAAGGGAAGCATCAGCTTCCCTTTTTTAGCTAAAGACTTTCCTTATAAGTCATGCATGTGCTAATTTAAACTCCTAATGAACACCTCAAATTCCCTTTGCCAACAGTTACTTGAATTTTTAAACCAGCATCAGTTACTGGGCAGACCTTTGACGCTTGCCTATAGCGGAGGTTGTGACTCACAAGTGTTGTTGCACCTGCTTGCCAGCTTAAAAAATCAAAGTCAGTTAACGACCCAGTTACAAGCGATACATGTGCATCATGGTTTAAGCGAGAATGCCGATGATTGGCTTCGTTTTACCAAACAACAAGCGCAGCAGTTAGGCATCCCATATCAAGCGATTAAGGTTGATTTAACAGCGCAAAAACGTCAGAGCTTGGAAGCCCTTGCCAGAGACGCACGCTATCAAGCACTAAGCGAGCACAGCGCAGATGACGCTGTGATCCTTACCGCACATCATCAAGATGATCAATTAGAGACCATGTTATTGGCGCTTAAGCGCGGTTCAGGCGTGTCGGGCTTAGCGGCGATGTCTGATATTCGGGCACATAACAAGCAGCAGTTATTGGCTAGACCTTTATTGAGTTCATCGAGAATGGATATCGAGCACTATGCAGAGCAGCATAATCTTGATTGGGTAGAGGATGAGTCCAATGTAGATGAACGTTTTGATCGCAATTTTCTACGCCGACGAATTATCCCCAGCTTGCTGGAGCGATGGCCACATATGCTTAGCAGCAGCAGTCGCAGCGCCAAACATTTTTCCGAAGCGCAGCAATTATTAGAGCACTATGCAAAAGATGATATAGACACCATCAGCAATGCCGATAAGCAACTGTTAATTGAGCCGTTAAAAGCCTTATCCGCTGCCAGACAGCGCAACGTTATTCGTTTTTACTGCAAACAGCATGGCGTATTGATGCCAAGTGAAGCGCAGCTCGAGCAAATCATGCACACTTGTGTATATGCCAAAGTCGACGCCAACCCTCAGGTAAAGTTGGCAAACGCAATGGTCCGCCGTTATAAACAACAACTGTTGATAACGCCTATATATCAAGATCTCAGTAATTGGGCACAAACCATAGATATCAATGACTTGCCACAGCAAGTATCATTGCCTGATGATCTGGGGGTATTGCAGCTTGATATGGTTGATCATCAACACGCCTTTGAGCTGAAAGGGTCACCGCAGTTGTTGCCAATCAGCAATGACTGCCAGCAACTAATACTCGATTTTAATTATCAGAATGTTAAGGTATGGCCTGATTTTCGCGACAAACGCCGAGAATTGAAAAAAGTGTATCAAGAGCTCGCCTTACCAAATTGGCAACGAGGTCGACAAATCAACGTGCGTATTGAGCAAACCCTTGCCGCCGTTGTTGATCGTTTTATCAATAAAGATTATTTACAGTCGCTTGCAACGACAAGTGACAAACACCAAAAACTCCTGCGAATTCGCAGATGTGATTAACAAGAGATGTAACTTCTATGTCAGAACTATTAAAAAAACTCACTTCAGGAAGTCTGGTTGTTCAGATCATCATTGCCATTATTATTGGTTGTGTTGTCGCAGCAGTGGCACCAGAAACGGCTAAAAACTTCGCGATTTTAGGTGGTCTATTTGTCAATGGTCTTAAAGCCGTTGCCCCGGTATTGGTTTTTGTCTTGGTCATCGCCTCGATAGCGAACCAAAAACTCGATAGTGACGCGGAGTTGCGACCAATCATCATACTGTACTTTATTGGTACTCTTTGTGCGGCATTTACCGCGGTGATGATGAGTTTTATGTTTCCGACCACCTTATCGCTTGATTTAGCCGGTGCGACGGCTAATCCACCACAAGGCTTGAATGAAGTATTGACCACCTTAGTGTATAAATTGGTTGATAATCCGTTCAATGCCATTGTCACCGGTAACTTTATCGGTATTTTGGCTTGGGGCTTAGGCTTAGGTTTTGCATTCAAAGGTGCCAGTGATAACACCAAAAGTATGATTCAAGATGTTGCCGATGCCATTACTATGGTGGTGCGTGTGGTGATTCGTTTAGCGCCTATCGGTATCTTTGGTCTGGTGGCCAATACCATAGCCACGACCGGATTTTCTGCGTTATTAGAATACGCTGAGTTATTGATGGTGTTAGTCGGTTCTATGTTGTTTATCGCTTTGGTTGTTAACCCAATTATTGTCTATGTGATCACCCGTCAAAACCCATACCCATTGGTGTTCACTTGCCTCGTTAAATCAGGTATAACCGCGTTCTTCACCCGCAGTTCAGCCGCTAACATTCCAGTCAATATGCGCCTTTGTAAGCAACTTGACTTACATGAAGATACCTATTCGGTGTCCATTCCACTTGGCGCGACCATTAATATGGCCGGTGCAGCGATCACCATTACCGTGTTATCGCTTGCTGCGGCGCACACTCTAGGTATTAACATCGATCTCGGTACCGCATTGCTACTGAGCGTTGTCGCATCGATATCGGCTTGTGGTGCATCTGGTGTTGCCGGCGGCTCATTGTTATTGATTCCACTGGCGTGCGGTTTGTTTGGCATTAGTAACGATATCGCCATGCAGGTCGTCGCGATTGGCTTTATCATTGGCGTCATTCAAGACTCAGCCGAAACCGCACTCAACAGCTCGACTGACGTGGTATTTACCGCTGCGGCATCGCACCATATCACCAACAAGTTAGACTAATAAATAGCGTGTTTGAGAAAAGGCGGCGTTAGCCGCCTTTTTTATCGGCAAAATTCGAGTAAACTTTCGCAGTTTATACTGCACAAATAATGCACCATTAAGTTTTCCACATAAGCTGTGGATAACGTTGTGCATTAACCTTTTACAACAGATCTAAGCCCTAATGAATCCTAGCCTCAGCGGTTGTGTTCGTTATTTAGACACTCCGTTTGATTGCTCACTTTTAATATCAACAGTGCGGTAATTCTGTGCGCTTTACATTATGTTAACGGTTATTTTTCGATTCATTATTGTTTGAAAGCCAAGCATTAACCTGTTAGAGCGCAAAACATTACAAAAACCTTTAATTATGCTATTCTAGCCGCCAATTTTTGCAAAATATCTTGGATGTTTTAGATGTTGCATTTGCATATGACACTCGCGGCGTTGAGTATCGCTTTGTTTACTTTTCGCTTTGCGCTGAAAATGACCAACCCAGAGAAGTTACAAGCGCGTTGGTTAAAGATAACCCCGCATGTCATCGACACGTTATTATTTGTGGTGGGCATTATCATGATGGTGCAATACGCCTTATACCCAGGCCAAGTGCCGTGGATGACGGAAAAGTTACTGGCCGTAGTCGCTTATATCTTTACCGGTTATTACACCTTAAAGCTTGCGCGTAACAATACCA belongs to Thalassotalea sp. HSM 43 and includes:
- the sstT gene encoding serine/threonine transporter SstT encodes the protein MSELLKKLTSGSLVVQIIIAIIIGCVVAAVAPETAKNFAILGGLFVNGLKAVAPVLVFVLVIASIANQKLDSDAELRPIIILYFIGTLCAAFTAVMMSFMFPTTLSLDLAGATANPPQGLNEVLTTLVYKLVDNPFNAIVTGNFIGILAWGLGLGFAFKGASDNTKSMIQDVADAITMVVRVVIRLAPIGIFGLVANTIATTGFSALLEYAELLMVLVGSMLFIALVVNPIIVYVITRQNPYPLVFTCLVKSGITAFFTRSSAANIPVNMRLCKQLDLHEDTYSVSIPLGATINMAGAAITITVLSLAAAHTLGINIDLGTALLLSVVASISACGASGVAGGSLLLIPLACGLFGISNDIAMQVVAIGFIIGVIQDSAETALNSSTDVVFTAAASHHITNKLD
- a CDS encoding SirB2 family protein → MLHLHMTLAALSIALFTFRFALKMTNPEKLQARWLKITPHVIDTLLFVVGIIMMVQYALYPGQVPWMTEKLLAVVAYIFTGYYTLKLARNNTMRIIGYLGAMGWVILVARVAMTKQNFLL
- the tilS gene encoding tRNA lysidine(34) synthetase TilS yields the protein MNTSNSLCQQLLEFLNQHQLLGRPLTLAYSGGCDSQVLLHLLASLKNQSQLTTQLQAIHVHHGLSENADDWLRFTKQQAQQLGIPYQAIKVDLTAQKRQSLEALARDARYQALSEHSADDAVILTAHHQDDQLETMLLALKRGSGVSGLAAMSDIRAHNKQQLLARPLLSSSRMDIEHYAEQHNLDWVEDESNVDERFDRNFLRRRIIPSLLERWPHMLSSSSRSAKHFSEAQQLLEHYAKDDIDTISNADKQLLIEPLKALSAARQRNVIRFYCKQHGVLMPSEAQLEQIMHTCVYAKVDANPQVKLANAMVRRYKQQLLITPIYQDLSNWAQTIDINDLPQQVSLPDDLGVLQLDMVDHQHAFELKGSPQLLPISNDCQQLILDFNYQNVKVWPDFRDKRRELKKVYQELALPNWQRGRQINVRIEQTLAAVVDRFINKDYLQSLATTSDKHQKLLRIRRCD